The following are encoded together in the Daucus carota subsp. sativus chromosome 5, DH1 v3.0, whole genome shotgun sequence genome:
- the LOC108219959 gene encoding solanesyl diphosphate synthase 3, chloroplastic/mitochondrial isoform X1: MSLFRGLSRISRSSYNQCRFIYSLPRHHHPLQQQLSHGHSNQFVSHFDSNRKVLGCRIIYSWISGAFTSIGQQVQYQSNSMVDSTEQVDPFSIVADELSILAERLRSMVVAEVPKLASAAEYFFKLGVEGKRFRPTVLLLMATALNLPISAPVLDNGVHMLSTELRTRQQCIAEITEMIHVASLLHDDVLDDADTRRGIGSLNAVMGNKLAVLAGDFLLSRACVALASLKNTEVVSLLATVVEHLVTGETMQMTTTSEQRLSMEYYLQKTYYKTASLISNSCKAIALLAGQTAEVSVLAFDYGKNLGLAFQLIDDVLDFTGTSSSLGKGSLSDIRHGIVTAPILFAIEEFPELRPIVDRGFDKPGDVDLALDYLGRSHGIQRTRELAQKHANLASSAIDSLPDNDDEDVQISRRALVELTQRVITRNK; this comes from the exons ATGTCACTGTTTCGGGGATTATCTCGGATTTCGAGGTCGAGTTACAACCAGTGTAGATTTATATACTCGCTGCCACGTCATCACCATCCTCTACAACAACAACTCTCTCATGGCCATTCTAATCAGTTTGTATCTCATTTTGATTCCAATCGCAAG GTTCTGGGTTGCAGAATAATTTATTCATGGATTTCGGGTGCCTTTACTAGTATTGGACAACAGGTGCAATATCAAAGCAACTCCATGGTTGACTCGACG GAACAAGTTGACCCATTTTCTATAGTTGCCGATGAACTATCTATTCTTGCCGAGAGGTTACGGTCAATGGTGGTAGCTGAG gTGCCAAAGCTTGCCTCAGCTGCCGAGTATTTCTTTAAACTTGGTGTTGAAGGAAAGAGGTTTCGACCAACG GTTTTGTTGTTGATGGCAACAGCTTTAAATTTACCAATATCCGCTCCAGTTCTTGACAACGGTGTTCATATGTTGTCTACAGAATTACGTACAAGACAGCAGTGTATAGCTGAGATAACAGAAATGATCCAT GTCGCCAGTCTTCTTCACGATGATGTATTGGATGATGCTGATACAAGACGTGGAATCGGTTCATTGAACGCTGTAATGGGGAATAAG TTAGCAGTATTGGCCGGAGATTTCTTGCTGTCCAGAGCGTGTGTCGCTCTTGCATCTTTGAAGAACACGGAG GTTGTGTCACTTCTAGCAACAGTAGTGGAGCATCTTGTTACAGGGGAGACCATGCAAATGACCACTACTTCTGAGCAACGCCTTAG TATGGAGTATTATCTGCAAAAGACATACTACAAGACCGCATCACTGATTTCGAACAGCTGCAAGGCAATTGCTCTTCTTGCAGGGCAGACAGCTGAAGTTTCAGTGTTGGCTTTTGATTATGGAAAAAATCTT GGTCTGGCATTTCAACTAATAGATGATGTTCTTGATTTTACTGGGACATCATCTTCTCTGGGGAAGGGTTCCTTGTCTGATATCCGCCAT GGTATCGTGACTGCTCCAATATTGTTCGCTATCGAGGAATTTCCAGAATTGCGTCCAATCGTTGATCGGGGGTTTGACAAACCTGGAGATGTAGATCTT GCTCTAGATTATCTAGGGCGGAGTCATGGAATACAGAGGACACGGGAATTAGCACAGAAGCATGCCAACCTCGCTTCAAGTGCAATCGATTCTTTACCTGACAATGATGATGAGGACGTTCAAATATCAAGGCGGGCATTGGTAGAATTAACGCAAAGAGTCATTacgagaaataaataa
- the LOC108219959 gene encoding solanesyl-diphosphate synthase 1, mitochondrial isoform X2 — translation MVDSTEQVDPFSIVADELSILAERLRSMVVAEVPKLASAAEYFFKLGVEGKRFRPTVLLLMATALNLPISAPVLDNGVHMLSTELRTRQQCIAEITEMIHVASLLHDDVLDDADTRRGIGSLNAVMGNKLAVLAGDFLLSRACVALASLKNTEVVSLLATVVEHLVTGETMQMTTTSEQRLSMEYYLQKTYYKTASLISNSCKAIALLAGQTAEVSVLAFDYGKNLGLAFQLIDDVLDFTGTSSSLGKGSLSDIRHGIVTAPILFAIEEFPELRPIVDRGFDKPGDVDLALDYLGRSHGIQRTRELAQKHANLASSAIDSLPDNDDEDVQISRRALVELTQRVITRNK, via the exons ATGGTTGACTCGACG GAACAAGTTGACCCATTTTCTATAGTTGCCGATGAACTATCTATTCTTGCCGAGAGGTTACGGTCAATGGTGGTAGCTGAG gTGCCAAAGCTTGCCTCAGCTGCCGAGTATTTCTTTAAACTTGGTGTTGAAGGAAAGAGGTTTCGACCAACG GTTTTGTTGTTGATGGCAACAGCTTTAAATTTACCAATATCCGCTCCAGTTCTTGACAACGGTGTTCATATGTTGTCTACAGAATTACGTACAAGACAGCAGTGTATAGCTGAGATAACAGAAATGATCCAT GTCGCCAGTCTTCTTCACGATGATGTATTGGATGATGCTGATACAAGACGTGGAATCGGTTCATTGAACGCTGTAATGGGGAATAAG TTAGCAGTATTGGCCGGAGATTTCTTGCTGTCCAGAGCGTGTGTCGCTCTTGCATCTTTGAAGAACACGGAG GTTGTGTCACTTCTAGCAACAGTAGTGGAGCATCTTGTTACAGGGGAGACCATGCAAATGACCACTACTTCTGAGCAACGCCTTAG TATGGAGTATTATCTGCAAAAGACATACTACAAGACCGCATCACTGATTTCGAACAGCTGCAAGGCAATTGCTCTTCTTGCAGGGCAGACAGCTGAAGTTTCAGTGTTGGCTTTTGATTATGGAAAAAATCTT GGTCTGGCATTTCAACTAATAGATGATGTTCTTGATTTTACTGGGACATCATCTTCTCTGGGGAAGGGTTCCTTGTCTGATATCCGCCAT GGTATCGTGACTGCTCCAATATTGTTCGCTATCGAGGAATTTCCAGAATTGCGTCCAATCGTTGATCGGGGGTTTGACAAACCTGGAGATGTAGATCTT GCTCTAGATTATCTAGGGCGGAGTCATGGAATACAGAGGACACGGGAATTAGCACAGAAGCATGCCAACCTCGCTTCAAGTGCAATCGATTCTTTACCTGACAATGATGATGAGGACGTTCAAATATCAAGGCGGGCATTGGTAGAATTAACGCAAAGAGTCATTacgagaaataaataa
- the LOC108222838 gene encoding FIP1[V]-like protein encodes MEDDDEFGDLYTDVLTPFANSSSLPIQNNVAIDNDRKEIVAEAPSSKRLDLESSDPTRIQLDESKWRDRVLDGESEERKFEDPNLIDESQINVGEGDDGDGEDGRGVGIPGLSILGGSENPVNGKDEDFMEGEDDWDSDSDDGLQIVLNDNNDEMDLGGMGGVEGDDAEEDNLVIVGDGDGNQIEEQDWGEDGGAIQGGEGERKEAGDGERKVNGVVQPPKTGYGYHNQFHSQFKYVRPGAPPIPGAAPLAPGVSPGQTRPPLSMGPTPGRGRGDWRPAGLKNAPPMQKGFHAGYGAPVWANNTPGHGFGRGLDFTLPSHKTIFEVDIDSFEEKPWALAGVDISDYFNFGLNEDSWKNYCKQLEQLRLEATMQSKIRVYESGRTDQDYDPDMPPELAAAAGIHDIPADNTNPEKSEVGQSDISMASLRARPQFPPGRPIQVETGYGERLPSIDTRPPRMRDADAIIEIALQDSADDDSVNGNDIAKLPEDSSREELGVGRDVEENNSQEDTAVFDSAPQSYKDRKRELAGRKAPLNKAVRGKATGDEKPPIMLEAPVQKPSSSREKTPIYPRSHRDERHRKGRASERSPSKTRSGSTTEKPRHGIRKDESAESIDGKSGSSPHLSSSHNGGVPEDQYFEQNDATPDEQLDGRFEMDRVDSDLNMTDTHKDETSSQSIKKQKLNSRVEQLPLEEVDDREESKAARSSENSKAISGNSRDYQNLPDGTEDEVVQHGMSARMGTKRTNEDEHRARSKVHKERSEVDRHHMAFKGREAPYSRKNWESNATHHSHLKADVDRRKDSENSDGAWQRKDDESHVRRARMEDTRMRDRSDDMGPRHRSKVREVDRNDIDQYQLRKQLDNGSWRGYDKDMGSRDRDRDDNVKTRIDNFDSKRRKEDIHSKRDRGEKEELLHAHRENTSRRKRERDDIMEQRKKDEIARVRNDDQQSLRHKDDIWFPRERIDRPREREDWQRLKQSHEEIHSKREREDVRGVKSVRTVEEKSWSSHSRAKDELKGSDRDYHLKDPGRHVEQLKRRDRVETDSLPRHRGSEDIYSRASQPNNDERRSRQERPSARNDRAINASDHQKMPEKKHKEYPRKSKESVGDLNSTVPSRRNQEHNSQISERARLRGMIDQGGGDQGIPVPRQSSKRRKEDASSDDEQHDSARGRSKLERWTSHKERDFDAGTQLSSLNVKENDDHNAGTLAANTVSDVSTKTVEAGQNSHTLANETDAGDQVNIKKGGEVKPKEDKHLDTVAKLRKRSERFKLPMPSEKEPVAVKKMDNEQLPPVQTESRTDSEIKHERPPRKRRWTGN; translated from the exons ATGGAAGACGACGACGAGTTCGGCGATTTGTACACCGATGTTCTTACACCGTTCGCTAATTCATCGTCTCTTCCGATCCAGAACAACGTCGCGATTGATAACGATCGTAAAGAGATCGTCGCCGAAGCTCCGAGCTCGAAAAGATTGGATCTTGAAAGTTCGGATCCGACCCGGATTCAATTGGATGAATCGAAGTGGAGAGATAGGGTTTTGGACGGGGAAAGCGAGGAAAGGAAGTTTGAGGATCCGAATTTGATTGATGAATCGCAGATTAATGTTGGCGAGGGTGATGATGGTGATGGGGAGGACGGCAGGGGTGTGGGGATCCCGGGTTTGTCGATTCTGGGGGGTTCGGAGAATCCGGTTAACGGGAAAGATGAGGACTTTATGGAAGGGGAGGATGATTGGGATAGTGATAGTGATGATGGTTTGCAAATTGTGttgaatgataataatgatgAGATGGATTTGGGTGGGATGGGGGGAGTTGAAGGGGATGATGCGGAGGAGGATAATTTGGTAATTGTTGGCGACGGGGATGGGAATCAGATTGAGGAGCAAGATTGGGGGGAAGATGGTGGTGCAATTCAAGGTGGGGAGGGTGAGAGGAAAGAAGCCGGGGATGGGGAGAGGAAAGTGAACGGAGTTGTGCAGCCCCCAAAGACGGGGTATGGGTATCATAATCAGTTCCATTCCCAGTTCAAG TATGTGAGACCTGGTGCACCCCCAATTCCTGGTGCCGCTCCTTTAGCCCCTGGTGTCTCCCCAGGTCAAACTCGTCCCCCTCTCAGCATGGGACCTACCCCTGGTCGTGGCAGAGGTGACTGGCGTCCAGCAGGATTAAAAAATGCCCCCCCTATGCAAAAAGGTTTTCACGCGGGTTATGGTGCGCCGGTTTGGGCGAACAATACTCCAGGACATGGTTTCGGCAGAGGATTGGATTTCACACTTCCATCTCACAA GACTATATTTGAAGTTGACATAGATAGTTTCGAGGAAAAGCCATGGGCACTCGCTGGTGTTGATATATCAGATTATTTCAACTTCGGTCTAAATGAGGATTCCTGGAAAAATTATTGTAAACAGCTG GAACAACTCCGCTTGGAGGCAACTATGCAAAGCAAGATTCGTGTCTATGAAAGTGGCAGGACGGACCAG gattaTGATCCAGATATGCCCCCCGAGCTGGCAGCAGCTGCAGGGATTCATGATATTCCAGCTGATAACACGAATCCTGAAAAATCAGAGGTTGGACAGAGTGATATATCTATGGCATCGCTGCGTGCAAGACCACAATTT CCACCTGGGCGACCGATTCAAGTGGAAACTGGATATGGTGAAAGGCTCCCATCCATTGATACTCGTCCTCCAAGAATGCGCGATGCAGATGCTATTATTGAG ATTGCCTTGCAGGATTCTGCAGATGATGATTCTGTCAACGGGAATGACATCGCAAAGCTGCCAGAGGACTCATCAAGAGAGGAGCTAGGAGTAGGCCGTGATGTAGAAGAGAACAATTCACAGGAAGACACTGCAGTTTTTGATAGTGCACCACAATCTTACAAGGACCGGAAAAGAGAGCTTGCAGGAAGAAAAGCTCCGTTAAATAAAGCTGTTCGCGGTAAAGCAACAGGAGATGAAAAGCCGCCTATTATGCTGGAAGCTCCTGTGCAGAAACCTTCTAGTTCTAGGGAGAAGACCCCCATATACCCTAGATCACATCGGGATGAGAG GCATAGAAAAGGAAGAGCAAGTGAGAGATCCCCTAGTAAAACCCGTAGTGGGAGTACAACTGAGAAACCGCGTCATGGCATTCGAAAGGATGAATCGGCAGAAAGCATTGATGGTAAAAGCGGGAGCAGTCCTCATTTGTCATCTTCTCATAACGGTGGGGTTCCTGAGGATCAATATTTTGAACAAAATGATGCTACCCCTGATGAGCAGCTGGATGGAAGATTTGAAATGGATAGGGTGGATAGTGATCTGAATATGACCGATACCCATAAAGATGAAACTTCATCTCAGTCCATAAAGAAGCAAAAACTTAATTCACGAGTTGAGCAACTGCCCTTGGAAGAAGTTGATGACCGCGAGGAGTCTAAGGCTGCAAGAAGTAGTGAAAATAGCAAAGCAATATCAGGAAACAGCAGGGACTACCAGAATTTGCCAGATGGCACTGAAGATGAAGTTGTCCAACATGGGATGTCTGCACGGATGGGAACTAAGAGAACAAATGAGGATGAGCATCGTGCCCGAAGTAAAGTCCACAAAGAGAGATCGGAAGTAGATAGACACCACATGGCATTTAAAGGTAGGGAGGCTCCTTATTCTCGTAAAAACTGGGAATCAAATGCAACCCATCATTCACACTTGAAGGCAGATGTTGATCGACGGAAGGATAGTGAAAATTCTGATGGAGCCTGGCAGCGCAAAGACGATGAGTCACATGTCAGAAGGGCTAGAATGGAGGACACAAGGATGAGGGATCGCAGTGATGATATGGGACCGAGACACCGGAGTAAGGTGAGAGAGGTTGATCGGAACGATATAGATCAATATCAACTTAGGAAACAATTGGATAATGGGAGTTGGAGGGGTTATGACAAAGATATGGGGTCACGAGACAGAGACAGGGATGATAATGTAAAAACTCGAATTGATAACTTCGACAGTAAACGAAGGAAAGAAGATATCCACTCTAAGAGGGACCGTGGGGAAAAGGAAGAACTCTTGCACGCCCATAGGGAAAATACTAGTCGTCGGAAAAGAGAAAGGGATGACATCATGGAGCAGAGAAAGAAAGATGAGATAGCAAGAGTCAGAAATGATGACCAGCAATCTCTCAGACACAAAGATGATATCTGGTTCCCCAGGGAGAGAATAGATAGGCCAAGGGAGCGGGAGGACTGGCAAAGGCTTAAGCAATCTCATGAAGAAATTCATTCCAAAAGAGAGAGGGAAGATGTGCGTGGAGTCAAAAGTGTACGGACTGTTGAAGAGAAATCGTGGTCTAGCCATTCTAGAGCGAAGGACGAACTTAAAGGTTCTGACAGAGATTACCATCTGAAAGATCCAGGACGCCACGTTGAGCAACTTAAGAGGAGGGATAGAGTGGAAACTGACAGCCTTCCACGTCATAGGGGGAGTGAGGATATCTATTCACGGGCAAGTCAACCCAATAATGATGAGAGAAGATCAAGGCAGGAAAGACCAAGTGCTCGTAATGATCGTGCTATTAATGCTTCTGATCATCAAAAAATGCCCGAGAAGAAACATAAAGAGTACCCTAGGAAGAGCAAAGAGTCTGTGGGAGATCTCAACTCTACGGTACCATCTAGGAGGAACCAAGAACACAACAGTCAGATAAGCGAGCGG gcGAGATTGAGAGGCATGATTGATCAAGGAGGTGGTGATCAGGGGATCCCTGTGCCTCGTCAATCCTCCAAAAGACGCAAGGAAGATGCTTCTTCAGATGATGAACAGCATGACTCAGCGAGAGGACGTTCGAAGTTGGAAAGATGGACTAGCCACAAGGAAAGGGATTTTGATGCTGGTACTCAATTATCCTCCTTAAACGTAAAAGAGAATGATGATCATAATGCTGGAACTTTGGCGGCTAATACAGTATCAGATGTATCTACGAAGACAGTGGAAGCGGGTCAGAATTCACATACCTTGGCTAATGAAACAGATGCTGGTGATCAAGTGAACATAAAGAAGGGTGGTGAAGTGAAACCAAAGGAAGATAAACACTTGGATACTGTAGCCAAGCTGAGGAAGCGTAGTGAGCGCTTCAAGCTTCCGATGCCAAGTGAAAAAGAACCTGTAGCTGTAAAAAAGATGGACAACGAACAGCTGCCGCCGGTCCAAACTGAAAGCCGCACAGATTCAGAGATCAAACATGAGCGGCCTCCGAGGAAGCGCAGATGGACTGGCAACTAG